Proteins from one Clupea harengus chromosome 17, Ch_v2.0.2, whole genome shotgun sequence genomic window:
- the dipk2ab gene encoding divergent protein kinase domain 2Ab has protein sequence MLRFLPLKLGRVYRCAKLLLVLGLSVVVLMNTHSLFASFQKNELTDRRFINLNKCPACFGTSWCRKFMNGQVSFEAWGRLRFLDVFNVKNVFFAQYGEPREGTRRIVLKRLGSSQELADIDQKICKRATGRPRCDLIQAMYKTEFARLNGDVRLLTPEVVEGWSDLVHCPSQRLLDRVVRRYAETKDSGSFLLKNLKDTERMQLLMTLAFNPEPLVLQSFPSDEGWPFAKYLGACGRMVAVNYVGEELWSFYNAAWETRVDLARQLMDIAEQLTNNDFDFALYLLDVSFDNFAVGPRDGKVIVVDAENVLVADKRFIRQNKPENYDVMYESKFEECDKEACLSFSKDALCQRVTADHNYYAICQNLLSRYATWRGSTGGLLHDPPPQVAGQLEVLLDECANPKKRYGRFQAAKELREYLTQLVGPNR, from the exons ATGCTGCGCTTCCTCCCTCTCAAGCTGGGCCGCGTGTACCGCTGTGCGAAGCTGCTTCTGGTGCTGGGGCTGTCCGTGGTCGTGCTGATGAACACGCACAGCCTGTTCGCCTCCTTCCAGAAGAACGAGCTCACCGACCGCCGCTTCATCAACCTCAATAAGTGCCCAGCCTGCTTCGGCACCAGCTGGTGCCGCAAGTTCATGAACGGACAGGTGTCCTTCGAGGCGTGGGGGCGGCTGCGCTTCCTCGACGTCTTCAACGTCAAGAACGTGTTCTTCGCGCAGTACGGTGAACCGCGCGAGGGCACGAGGCGCATCGTCCTCAAGCGCCTCGGCTCCAGCCAGGAGCTGGCCGACATCGACCAGAAGATCTGCAAGCGGGCCACGGGGCGCCCGCGCTGCGACCTCATCCAGGCGATGTACAAGACCGAATTCGCCCGACTCAACGGCGACGTGCGCCTCCTCACACcggaggtggtggagggctgGTCCGACCTGGTCCACTGCCCCTCCCAGAGACTGCTCGACCGCGTCGTGAGGCGCTACGCTGAGACCAAGGACTCTGGAAGCTTCCTCCTGAAGAACCTGAAGGACACTGAGCGCATGCAGCTGCTGATGACGCTGGCGTTCAACCCGGAGCCTCTGGTGCTGCAG AGCTTCCCATCAGATGAGGGCTGGCCATTTGCCAAGTACCTGGGCGCATGCGGGCGGATGGTGGCGGTGAACTACGTGGGTGAGGAGCTGTGGAGTTTCTACAACGCGGCATGGGAGACGCGCGTGGACTTGGCGCGGCAGCTGATGGACATCGCCGAGCAGCTCACCAACAACGACTTTGACTTCGCCCTCTACCTGCTGGACGTCAGCTTTGACAACTTTGCCGTGGGGCCGCGCGACGGCAAGGTCATCGTGGTGGACGCCGAGAACGTGCTGGTGGCCGACAAGCGGTTCATCAGACAGA ATAAACCAGAGAACTATGACGTGATGTACGAGAGCAAATTCGAGGAGTGCGACAAGGAGgcctgcctctccttctccaagGATGCGCTGTGCCAGCGTGTCACTGCCGACCACAACTACTACGCCATCTGCCAGAACCTGTTGTCGCGCTACGCCACGTGGCGCGGCAGCACGGGGGGACTCCTGCACGACCCCCCGCCACAGGTGGCCGGACAGCTGGAGGTGCTCCTTGACGAGTGCGCCAACCCCAAAAAACGCTACGGTCGCTTCCAGGCAGCCAAGGAGCTGCGCGAGTACCTCACTCAACTTGTCGGTCCTAATAGGTAA